The nucleotide sequence CTCTACCCAGCTCCAGTCCCTCCTTCAGTTTACATGTCCCACTCCAGTTCCAATGTCTCCCCATGAGCCCCATGAACCCTGTTTGCCTTGCCCACCTATGTCCCCAAATTAGAGACGACGTTCAGTACGTGGGGCTGAATTGACTGGAAAGGAATGATTTGGATTTTCTCAAATGAAAGATAAGTAGAGCTGAGGTGGCCAGTCTGCACCAGTGAGCCCAGTCAAGAGGTTCTTGAGAATTGTAAGCCTCTGGGAAGGGCGGTGGAGGAGCTTGATTGAGCCTGGGCCCCTTCCTCAAGGGGACAGTCACAGCTGCTGCTATTCTTGGGGATCTGCCTCATCCTCAAACGTGGGAAATCTGGCTTTCAATGACTGACAACCAACCTGTAccttttgaaagtattttattaaaaaaagaaagaaagaaagaaagaaagaaagaaagaaagaaagaaagaaagaaagaaagaaagaaagaaaaagaaagaaggaaagaaaaaaagaaaaagaaaacccaaccaaacaaaaaacccaacccaaGAACTCTTGGTTCTGGGAGTCTGGGAGCAGCTTAGGTCTTTGGGGAGGGTGGAACCTGGAAGACAGATGGTGTGTGGGGGGGTCTCTGACCCCTGAGAGGAAGAGCAGCCCGGGAAGCTGACAAAGCGGCCTTTCCCAGGGCTCAGCCTCCCTCTGAGGCCTGGGCTCACCCACTTGAAAAAAGACAGGTGGGGCTCAACCCACAGAAGGCGGCAGGGTGGGCAGTTCTGGTCAGGCCTCAGACCTCTTGTCAAAGTTACCAACCAGTTAGCAAGGAGAAGAGGGTGGCCCGGGGCTCGATCGGGCCTATCAGCACCCACCACGAAGATGGGGTTCAACCCACCCTAGGGAGGCAGGCTCAGGTTGGGAGACAAGGCCCCAAGTACTGAGCAGAAGAGGCCCCGATGAGGCGGATGGCCCGGGGGCAGTCCCAGGCAAGACTCCGGGCGGGCAGGGTAGGATCCAGACTCCTGAGAGCTCAGTGGCCCTGGAGGCCGCGGGGCAGCGCCCGGATGGGCCGCGGCGGCGGATTGTCCAGGACCGGTTCCGGCCGGGCCCGCACGCCGCCCCGGCGCTTTTGCTTGCGCAGCAGGTAGCTCGAGTACTGCACCTCGGGCATGGCCAGCTTGAGGCAGGTCTCGGTGGCTGGACCGGCGCCGCCGCTGGGCAGGTCGTAGCCCATGATGTCCACCTTGCGGCTGGGCTGCCACGGCTGCAGCTGCTTGGTGCGGATCTGCGCGGCGGGCCGCAGCACGGGCTCCGCGCCGAAGCAGCGCCGCAGCAGGCGTTCGCGGGCCTCGCGCAGCTCGCGCGCCTCGCGCTCCACGCACGCGCGGCCGGCGCTCGCCACGCGGCGCCAGAACGTGGCGTTGAAGTGGTCGTAGAGGCCCGCGTCGAGCGCGTTCCAGGTGCGCGCGGCCCGCGCGAGCGCCGCGGGGATGGCGGCGAGGCGCGAGCTGGCGGCGCGCGCGTTGAGCTTGGCGTAGAGCACGTCGTCCAGGTCCCAGGCCAGCAGGCGCCGCAGCAGTACCAGCGACTCGTCGAAGTACTCGGCGATCATGACGAGCGAGAAGACCTCCTCCACCTGGCGGATGAGGCCGGCCAGGTAGGCGGCGTCATCGCGCGGGCTGCGCTCGTTGTCGCCGCCCAGGTCGTAGGCCAGCGTGTTGTGCGCGAACATGGCGAAGTGCTCGCCCGCGCGGTAGTAGGCCTCGGGCGCGCGCAGGAAGGCCTCGAGCGACGCGTTGGGCACGCGCCGGAAGGCCGGGCAGTACTGGTTGTAGTAGCTGAAGAGCGACTCGAACATGGCGGCCGGCTCGCGCAGGATGGTGACGTAGACGGTGCCGGGCGGCA is from Neofelis nebulosa isolate mNeoNeb1 chromosome 10, mNeoNeb1.pri, whole genome shotgun sequence and encodes:
- the GAL3ST3 gene encoding galactose-3-O-sulfotransferase 3, whose amino-acid sequence is MPPILQHLQQASKMMSRRKILLLVLGCSTLSLLIHQGAQLSWYPKLFPLSCPPLRDSPPRPKHMTVAFLKTHKTAGTTVQNILFRFAERHNLTVALPHPSCEHQFCYPRNFSAHFVHPATRPPHVLASHLRFDRAELERLMPPGTVYVTILREPAAMFESLFSYYNQYCPAFRRVPNASLEAFLRAPEAYYRAGEHFAMFAHNTLAYDLGGDNERSPRDDAAYLAGLIRQVEEVFSLVMIAEYFDESLVLLRRLLAWDLDDVLYAKLNARAASSRLAAIPAALARAARTWNALDAGLYDHFNATFWRRVASAGRACVEREARELREARERLLRRCFGAEPVLRPAAQIRTKQLQPWQPSRKVDIMGYDLPSGGAGPATETCLKLAMPEVQYSSYLLRKQKRRGGVRARPEPVLDNPPPRPIRALPRGLQGH